The DNA window AATTTCCGTGTGGATCGTTTTTTAGtattctatttcatttttcagttGGATTAGTGCTTGATTCCATATGAAATACAAAGCTTATAGCTCTGTCAACAAAATCGACTCGAGTTGATCTCGTAAAGCTTGGAAGTATTgaaataacaattaaattcaGAACCAAACAAAAGGGAAACGTCAAATCAGAGAGCCATAGCCCATTGGCTGAAGTACCTTATTCCCAATTAACACAAAATGCCCACACCAAAGAAGATGGCCACTACTGcacatgttttatttatttatttttagaattaatatctttattttgtcgttctataaataattatattatttataacggttgaaataaataataagatgtctaagaatcaaataattatatttcgtgagatataaataaaatttttatataaatttataacacgtgcttccaataattttatcacatggattttaaataaatatttttttattaaatcaaattattaataataatttaattattatactaaaaaaaaaaagaaattaggagTGTAAAACAGTGATAATACTGTTTGGTCATTATATTCGCTGGACAGAAGGGCGTGCATTGTACCCATGGCTTCTAGGGACCAACAAATCGcaacattttttcaattaatttttaaattaaaatataaatttaatcattcaatttttatatgtttatttatttagtctacaaattaaaataaaaaatatattaataggtggttaaaaatctatttgattcatatttagtattttaaaacttgaagATCTTAAATagatgttaattttttaatttttgaatatgatagaaatatattaaatataattattatttaataacaacattttttaaattagatttgctaattttacatttaaaataaattgggataatttttataagattcaaccttttatttatttatttatatattatttttattaataatcgACGATAAATAGAATCCAAATCaatatgaaccaaaaaaaaaaaaaaagcgaaaAAAGTATTGAAGACTAAAACAATGAGGCTGCAGAAATagagagggaaagaaaagggaagagaagaaagggaaGGAAGAAAGTCACTGTGAGAagaggagagaaagaaagcTGAGTTCCGCCAAAAATGTCAGACGAACAAGCCAAAGATTAGAGAAGCGATAGCAGCAGCAGAAGAAcagttccatttttttttttcctccagaTGAATCCGAGTAAAATTGAGGAGGATCTCTTCCATCATCATCGTCTACACGATGATCTGGACCCACTCACGAACCAGATTATTGAATCTCAGGCGTCCATTCCGGATTCGCACCATGATGAGCCGCCGTTCTCGTTGCCGGAAATCGTGCTCTTCCGGTCGCCGTCTCCGTCGTCGCCTAGCCACTCGTCCTCCGACGATTCGCCGACTCATTCAACTCGAATGAGTCAACTCGCTCAGAACCCTACATCGACTTCCCAAAATCTTCATGAACCGCCTCTCTATATATCGCCGGAGCCGCATATATCGACTCAGTTTTATACCTTTAATCCTGAGTCGCACTCGCTGATGATCCGTTGCATTATCGAGCACCGCCTCGCGACGCCGAGTGAGATACGCGCTGCTACATCGCGTTCTGTTCTCAAGTCGTGGCGGACCGTGTGGAAGGACCGGAACGAGGACACTGCGTACCTGACGGCATGGAAGAGAATCCAGGACAAGCTCACGGCGACGGTCGACGAAAACGGTAACGAATTTCTCTGTTTCAAGAACAATACTCAGCAATTCGTTTCGCATATTAGTCAATGGCAGGAANAATGGCAGGACATTGTTACGAGTTTTCATGGAGATACGGATTTGAAACATTTAGGGTTGAAGGAAACCATAGAGAGAATTAAGCAGGTTTGGACTGTAGGTGCTAAATTTTATGGGATTCCTGAGAGTTACATTAGGGTTTGTGTTGCTGCTTGCCCTGTTTGTAATTCGGCATCCTCAGCGTCGGGCTCGAGGAGTAAACGACGCAGGTTCGAGTATACGGATACTCTTGAGGTGCCTGCAAATGAAGTGCCCCACAAGCTCCAGCAATTGGCTGCTAAGCATAAGGTTGTGCTTTGCATTAGGCAGAAGTATATTAGGTATAAGCCTTTCATGGCGGAGGTTAAGGATTATGCTTGTCATAGGGCAGGGGAACCTGCTATGAAAAAGTCTAAGGTTCTGAAAAGAGAGCCATATGCATCGAAGCGATGCGGGTGTGGATTTCGTATCCGGGCCATTGTGCCCATTACCAATTACAATGAGAAGGATAAGACATTTGTGTATCAGGATGAGGGTATGGCTGTGTTCAAGTTGTATGCTGTGCATTCAGGGCATGAACCCGGGCCGCTGGATGGAAATGCGAGAATTATGCATCGTGTGATCGGACACAAAGGTGGCCTGTTAATGGATCACGATACAGTGTATGGGGTGAACGATGACATGGAAAATGAAGGATTTAGATTGATGGGGAAGGATGAAGGAAATCTGCAGCTTTCTATCTTGCAGCAGTTGCATGAGGTGAGAAATGAGCTTGACTTGTTAGAAGGGAAACTTACCAAGGTCCCACACGAGCTATTGGGTTCAGTATCTCGCGATTTGTTCGATGTTTTAAGTAAGCTTAGGAGTACAAGGGAGGAGAAGTTGGAGCCAATCGAGCTGCTTGCAGATAAGCCACATTCAGACGACGTTTTAGATGGGGAGAATGATTTGGCTCATTGGACCGATCACCATCATGAACGTTTATATGGCGATGCCAAAGATGGGGAATTGATTGAGGACGATGTGGACAGTTTTGGTCACTCCCTTCGAGATGTCGTTCCTTGGGAGGACCATATGGGGGCAGACTGTAGAAATCAGAAAGAACTGACGAGCGAGCCTTGCAAACCCGAAAGATGGTTTAAATGCACTGACTTTAACGATAAAAGCATTCTTGGCTGCGAGGATACAAAACTAATCAAGCCCATGAGACACGACGAGAGCATGGTAGCAGATGTAGGTCTTGTTGGTATACATGTTGACGGGTTTTACCCAGAGAACCCTAAATGGTACGATTCTCCTTGTGATCTGGACTCTAATGCAGATTGTGGAGATACTGGATTTAAGCACGGGGAGATCGTTTAGGCTCTCGAAGGGCCACGTGATCTTCTCTAGTATAGTGACGAGCTTACGGATCTCTCACTTGCACATCCCCACTGCTGGAATCAGAATGGGGGGCTGTAAATTATGTACACAGGAGATTGAAGCCTCAAGTGAGCATTTTGGCATCCTTGTTCAATGTATTTTTTGTAAAGTTTGGCTAACTGACTCCTCTATACAAACTCTACTCAACAGTATTTGTTACTCTGGTCTTggccttcaaatttttttgatacCACTGACCATTTCTATCCAAATCTTGTTCCGTTACTTATTCGGATACATcgagattttttttcattcttttctctcttttagcTCTTCTAGATATGGTCTCTCTGCTCTCTCTATTCCTATGACTGATAACTCGAGATGTTCGATTTGCTCGATTTGCCTATGCTTCATGATGGGCCTGTTTTAGATGCAGGATGTATAAACTGCTATCTGTACAAATCTCTGACTGCTCCGAGGTGAGAGAGATCCTTGATGTGTtgacattttacttttatttagaaaatgttCTTCAGAATTGTCAACACTTTGTTTATGTTCATGATATAAAGAAGACTCTTCCATGCTTTCCCTTGAATGTTGGCTTCTCATTTTATGAGGTCAGATATTGTTGCTGTTTTGGGAACTTTTCTGAGGTTTTGTTTAGTGCATATGATAAATCTGTCTCTGGTTTTTTGGCtgattataaaagaaaatctgaATCAGTTCATACTGCACAGCCTTTTAGCAGAACGTAAGCAAGAGTTTTACCCGCCCGATGGCCAGCTTCGTCGGGTTTGGGAGGCTAAGTGGCTGTAAACTGAGAGGAAGCTGGTGAGACCTATTTCTCTCTGGATCTAGGcgaattaatttatttgtaaccTTGGCTTTGGCTATGGCTAGCGAAGCTTCGTCGGGTCGGGTTTGTGGTTAAATGGTTCCCTTTTTTGCAGAGCTATCCAGCCTCGAGTATGCAGGTCAAGTGGCCTGCTGATGGTGCCTTTGAATGGAACCCCAGTTGCATCAGCTGGCTTTAAGGTTGGTTTATAGTACATAATTTGATCCTGGTTTGGTTGTTTGTTGATATTTTAGCATTTTTCTGCAAAATATTGACAAAGGATTTGATATGGATGAAGTTTCGTCTTGTTTTTGTTAGGGTTGAATTACAAAAACCTGgaagttcaaaattttcactGGGCTCAAATCTCTCTTCTGGGCTTAGTGGGCTTAAAGCCCAATCAAAGTACGAGATTTAACTTCTGGGCCAGAAAAGGCCCATTAATATGCAGCCAAATTGGGTAAATAGTAtaagatataataatttaatggcCATGTGTTAGTGAAAACTGCATATGAACAACCCTACATTTTCTTAAATCATTTACCCATTTCATAGCCCTTTGGACTTTTCCCTCTTTCCCCCAattattgtcttatttgaCTTCCAACAGTATCGTCTTAGATAAGAAAAAGATGCATCAAAATTGCTTAAAAAATACcgtattttcatttttagtattttaacaCATCATTTTATACCTCTAGTTTACTAATGTCgtcttcataaatttttagaaatagtATCAATTTTTACCCTAAACTCTAGAGCTCGTATCGATTACAACCCTAAACCTTTCTGTGTAGAAATTTAGACTCTATATTACTACCGTTTGGATAAGCATAATGTGAAACTTCTGATTTTACCAACTAGACTTATAAACTTTCGTAACTAAATCAATTTAGACTCTCAATTTGGATTTGCTTTGAAAATCATCCATGCATCAATCATAGTCTACACATGGAAGAGCAAATGTATGAACGATTTACTCACAAAAATTTAGGggtataaattattttttgtgttaCAATATATTTACATCTTTGCCACTAAACTTTCAATGGCTAACTTATAGTTGAAGCTACATACAATAAATTTAGtattgaagttgaaaataagTTACTTAAAGTCTCAtgttaaatgaaataaaaatattcaatagtAATTAATAAGcactaaaatattaattaaaagaagttTTAAGGACAGCGTAGAGTGTATAGggcatttctttttcaaagaTTTGATGTCAAGttgtaatttttaatacataGTTTTAttgaagattgaaaattttggtgaGTAATGATAGTGGTAGTAGGCCATAATTTTGGTAATCTCGAGGCTAAATCTTTTACTAATAAGCTCAAGAAAGCTTCTAAGATATTGCATAATTCAAGCAGCATTTTCTGTACAcaccaaaaataatatatattttttaaaaatatataaatatattttatttcttgccctcttcatttttcttccctctccctctctagattcttctttttccacgctttctaataatttttaattttacatttagaCTTTTTAGAGTCTCAAgatgccatttgtaatagctcttAATGCATATTTCAGCTAATTTGTTTTCAGTGTCTTAATATTGTACTCTTATAAAATGagctaaattaaaaaatatatttataattttgtacagggtttaaaaaatattcttattttttaaaaaagaaaatttaaaaatttaattttgaaggcAAATCATACtcttcaatatttaaaaaacttgaaaagtacccttaattttctttttttaaaaaaagtttaaaaaatatcattaactAGTACAATAGATACtttccaactttttaaaataattttgaagttttatttttgaaatttttttaaaaaattcagaacattaataaaatttaaa is part of the Cucurbita pepo subsp. pepo cultivar mu-cu-16 chromosome LG03, ASM280686v2, whole genome shotgun sequence genome and encodes:
- the LOC111791671 gene encoding uncharacterized protein LOC111791671 encodes the protein MNPSKIEEDLFHHHRLHDDLDPLTNQIIESQASIPDSHHDEPPFSLPEIVLFRSPSPSSPSHSSSDDSPTHSTRMSQLAQNPTSTSQNLHEPPLYISPEPHISTQFYTFNPESHSLMIRCIIEHRLATPSEIRAATSRSVLKSWRTVWKDRNEDTAYLTAWKRIQDKLTATVDENGNEFLCFKNNTQQFVSHISQWQEXWQDIVTSFHGDTDLKHLGLKETIERIKQVWTVGAKFYGIPESYIRVCVAACPVCNSASSASGSRSKRRRFEYTDTLEVPANEVPHKLQQLAAKHKVVLCIRQKYIRYKPFMAEVKDYACHRAGEPAMKKSKVLKREPYASKRCGCGFRIRAIVPITNYNEKDKTFVYQDEGMAVFKLYAVHSGHEPGPLDGNARIMHRVIGHKGGLLMDHDTVYGVNDDMENEGFRLMGKDEGNLQLSILQQLHEVRNELDLLEGKLTKVPHELLGSVSRDLFDVLSKLRSTREEKLEPIELLADKPHSDDVLDGENDLAHWTDHHHERLYGDAKDGELIEDDVDSFGHSLRDVVPWEDHMGADCRNQKELTSEPCKPERWFKCTDFNDKSILGCEDTKLIKPMRHDESMVADVGLVGIHVDGFYPENPKWYDSPCDLDSNADCGDTGFKHGEIV